Proteins from one Leptonema illini DSM 21528 genomic window:
- a CDS encoding TetR/AcrR family transcriptional regulator — translation MPKIVDHEKYKKEILEKCVDIFFAKGYSALTLKEIAAGLNVSVGSLYYYFPSKNALFEAMFQMVNDRSLGELEQRLNEVTGRREKMQVVVDSAISDPSLVQKQIVLSVDLMRNTVPIRAERMIFEWARSYLRLISEHLEINMEDAQLLMTYLAGLIYSSYLSSNRRIMKTGIERFLELLDHSPAFR, via the coding sequence ATGCCCAAAATCGTCGATCACGAGAAATACAAAAAAGAGATTCTCGAAAAGTGCGTCGATATCTTCTTTGCCAAGGGTTATTCTGCCCTCACGCTGAAGGAGATAGCGGCCGGGCTTAACGTGTCCGTCGGGTCTCTCTATTATTACTTCCCCTCAAAAAACGCGCTGTTCGAAGCCATGTTTCAAATGGTAAACGACCGGTCGCTTGGCGAGCTCGAGCAGAGATTGAACGAGGTCACAGGACGACGTGAAAAGATGCAGGTCGTCGTCGACAGCGCCATCAGCGATCCATCGCTCGTGCAGAAGCAGATCGTGCTCAGCGTCGATCTCATGCGCAATACGGTGCCCATCAGGGCCGAACGTATGATCTTTGAATGGGCCCGCTCTTACCTGCGCCTGATCAGCGAACATCTTGAGATCAATATGGAAGACGCCCAGCTGCTCATGACCTATCTGGCCGGGCTCATCTATTCGTCGTATCTGTCATCCAATCGACGCATTATGAAAACCGGTATCGAGCGATTTCTCGAACTGCTCGATCACTCACCGGCCTTTCGTTAG
- a CDS encoding superoxide dismutase has translation MALTLPELPYNKKALEPHISERTLEFHHGKHHAAYVTNGNKLLEGTALEKADIETIIKESYGDAAKVGIFNNAAQVWNHTFYWNSMKPNGGGAPTGAIAAKIDADFGGFDKFKEAFKTAATTQFGSGWAWLVLDGGKLKIEKTPNAELPLVKGQKAILTCDVWEHAYYLDFQNRRPDYVDIFLGNLVNWDFANKNLEG, from the coding sequence ATGGCACTGACATTACCGGAACTCCCGTATAACAAAAAGGCTCTGGAGCCGCATATCTCCGAGCGCACACTCGAATTTCACCACGGCAAACACCACGCAGCCTACGTAACCAACGGCAACAAGCTGCTTGAAGGCACGGCGCTTGAGAAGGCCGATATCGAAACGATCATCAAAGAATCCTATGGCGACGCCGCGAAAGTCGGTATTTTCAACAATGCCGCCCAGGTATGGAATCATACCTTCTACTGGAACTCCATGAAGCCGAACGGCGGCGGAGCTCCGACGGGCGCCATTGCTGCGAAAATCGACGCAGACTTCGGCGGCTTCGACAAATTCAAAGAGGCCTTCAAGACGGCGGCGACGACGCAATTCGGTTCGGGCTGGGCATGGCTCGTGCTCGACGGCGGCAAGCTGAAGATCGAGAAGACGCCGAACGCCGAGCTTCCTCTGGTGAAAGGGCAGAAGGCCATCCTCACGTGTGACGTGTGGGAGCATGCCTACTACCTCGACTTCCAGAACCGTCGTCCGGACTATGTCGACATCTTCCTCGGCAACCTGGTAAACTGGGATTTCGCGAATAAGAATCTCGAAGGCTGA
- a CDS encoding UDP-glucuronic acid decarboxylase family protein: MQKRILITGGAGFIGSHLCETLLSRGHHVICLDNFFTGHRQNVAHLLSNDRFEIIRHDITSPLSIEADMIYNMACPASPVHYQFDPIKTMKTSVLGAMHLLEEARRTKARILQASTSEVYGDPEIHPQTESYRGNVNPIGIRACYDEGKRAAETLFFDYERQYGTEIRVVRIFNTYGPRMDPNDGRVVSNFIVQALKGEELTIYGDGSQTRSFCYVDDLVRGIIGLMEVDGFTGPMNLGNDGEFTVKELAEMVLELTGSKSKITYLPLPQDDPIKRRPDLGLAREKIGYAPTVPLREGLVRTIEYFRKII, encoded by the coding sequence ATGCAAAAACGGATACTGATCACCGGCGGGGCCGGATTCATCGGCTCGCACCTCTGCGAAACTCTGCTTTCCCGCGGTCATCATGTCATCTGTCTGGATAACTTTTTCACCGGACATCGCCAGAATGTAGCGCATCTTCTCTCGAATGATCGCTTCGAGATCATCCGCCATGATATTACTTCGCCTCTGAGTATTGAGGCCGATATGATCTACAACATGGCCTGTCCGGCCAGCCCCGTGCATTATCAGTTTGATCCGATCAAGACGATGAAGACGTCGGTGCTCGGCGCCATGCATCTTCTTGAAGAGGCCCGGCGTACGAAGGCGCGCATTCTGCAGGCCTCCACATCTGAGGTCTATGGCGATCCTGAGATTCATCCGCAGACGGAATCCTACCGCGGCAACGTGAATCCCATCGGCATCAGGGCCTGCTACGACGAAGGCAAAAGAGCGGCCGAAACGCTGTTCTTCGACTATGAGCGGCAGTACGGCACCGAGATTCGAGTCGTGCGTATCTTCAATACGTATGGGCCGCGTATGGATCCGAACGACGGGCGTGTCGTCTCGAATTTTATCGTTCAGGCGTTAAAAGGCGAAGAGCTGACAATCTACGGTGATGGATCGCAGACGCGCTCCTTCTGCTACGTGGACGATCTTGTACGAGGCATCATCGGCCTGATGGAAGTCGACGGCTTCACCGGACCGATGAACCTGGGTAACGACGGCGAGTTCACGGTCAAGGAGCTGGCCGAGATGGTGCTCGAACTGACCGGATCGAAATCGAAGATCACGTATCTGCCGCTTCCGCAAGACGATCCGATCAAGCGCAGGCCCGATCTCGGCCTGGCACGGGAAAAGATCGGCTATGCGCCTACCGTACCCTTACGTGAAGGTCTCGTTCGTACGATCGAATATTTTCGAAAAATTATATAA
- the folE2 gene encoding GTP cyclohydrolase FolE2, with protein MTPKELASLRESFPIQDESGLNDFQKLPDETGIAIEEVGINRFRVPLNYRHADGSVMNHDTEATMSVRLRAGKTGINMSRLCLILQDEGNKDTVRSQMIHRLLGRFQTEMRDEPDEDPFEEAHVRLDFSYPVRQQSLKSDNSGWQYYRSFIEGRKIGNEVKLYFGLQYEYSSTCPCSLSLAHQYEDEYRRGLTTEGNGIAAAHAQRSVARVTVEVDPEENFYLEELVQILRGAIPTETQVLVKRVDEQAFAILNGSHPIFVEHVARKLYQTLNNDERILDWSAEVEHQESLHSHNARARIRKGLPGGL; from the coding sequence ATGACACCTAAAGAACTGGCAAGTTTGCGAGAGAGCTTTCCCATTCAGGACGAATCCGGCCTGAATGATTTTCAGAAGCTGCCCGACGAAACGGGAATCGCCATCGAAGAGGTGGGCATCAATCGCTTTCGTGTTCCTCTGAACTATCGCCATGCCGACGGCTCGGTCATGAATCATGACACCGAGGCGACGATGTCGGTGCGGTTGCGTGCAGGCAAAACGGGCATCAACATGAGCCGCCTCTGTCTCATTTTACAGGATGAAGGCAACAAAGACACGGTGCGCTCGCAGATGATTCACCGATTGCTCGGTCGCTTTCAAACAGAGATGCGCGATGAGCCCGACGAAGATCCGTTTGAAGAGGCGCACGTCAGGCTTGATTTTTCGTATCCGGTTCGGCAGCAATCCCTGAAAAGCGACAACAGCGGATGGCAGTATTATCGCAGCTTCATCGAAGGGCGCAAGATCGGCAACGAAGTGAAACTCTATTTCGGCCTTCAATACGAGTACTCTTCTACGTGTCCGTGTTCGCTTTCTCTCGCGCATCAGTACGAAGACGAGTACCGTCGCGGACTGACGACCGAGGGCAACGGCATCGCGGCGGCGCATGCACAGCGTTCCGTGGCGCGGGTGACCGTCGAGGTCGATCCCGAAGAAAACTTCTATCTCGAAGAGCTGGTTCAGATCCTGCGTGGCGCCATCCCCACAGAGACGCAGGTGCTTGTGAAGCGCGTTGATGAACAGGCGTTCGCTATTTTGAACGGATCGCATCCGATCTTTGTCGAACATGTCGCTCGCAAGCTCTACCAGACGCTGAACAACGATGAGCGCATCCTCGACTGGTCGGCCGAGGTCGAGCATCAGGAATCTCTGCACAGCCACAATGCGAGGGCGCGCATCCGCAAAGGCCTGCCTGGCGGGCTTTAA
- a CDS encoding methyl-accepting chemotaxis protein translates to MSQQLYFQKIWKLGIVTVNWIRFGLILLYSLTIIGTLKSAHTAMTLGYIVAVAFMAVYALITYFVLRKGLLIGWYNRLGIIVDALAIGGVILLGSFLKEQAGSQLTNSILYIIVVFVIVYSAFIGSPRFTILTGALLALIVAATLLISHYYSGVVFTNDASKLKLPNHHSLSREGFKVIFIFAASLIVSRLLGLLLRLKGETEHLYDNARNLIRRIEHQRTAIEDSAKHLNESIEDFQSYIQRITDRMNEQAAALEQMNAALEELGAASRSSHESVQKQKSDIRGLTDDSEKMKGMMSDLSAKNWQMLDHTQSTQTSMESVTGSVANTRRILEKIEGAFKDVDEINKIMGEIADKTNLLALNASIEAARAGDAGRGFAVVANEVSRLAEFTADNAKKISIIVRGAGGLLSESRDASRLTEELAGSQLGQVKEMGAVIGTVSELYSSYEGLNSALINRIAQINEYSTRVFEGIEEQLKGQTEISRTMETFEKDIQRIMEDSTMLRDRIKTIRGQADRLLSLSSRGDQAAVE, encoded by the coding sequence ATGTCGCAGCAGCTGTACTTCCAGAAGATCTGGAAGCTTGGAATCGTGACCGTAAACTGGATTCGATTTGGCCTCATCCTCCTCTATTCTCTGACCATCATCGGAACTCTGAAATCGGCCCACACTGCGATGACGCTCGGCTATATCGTCGCCGTCGCCTTTATGGCCGTCTATGCCCTCATCACGTATTTCGTTTTGCGTAAAGGTCTGCTCATCGGTTGGTACAATCGCCTCGGCATCATCGTCGACGCCCTTGCCATCGGCGGTGTGATTCTTCTTGGCTCTTTCTTGAAAGAGCAGGCCGGATCGCAGCTGACGAACTCTATCCTCTACATCATCGTCGTCTTTGTTATCGTCTACTCCGCCTTTATCGGATCTCCGCGTTTTACTATACTTACGGGGGCTTTGCTTGCTCTGATCGTGGCGGCGACGCTTCTTATCTCGCATTATTATTCGGGCGTCGTATTCACCAATGATGCGTCGAAGCTGAAGCTGCCGAATCATCATTCGCTTTCGCGAGAAGGATTCAAGGTTATCTTCATCTTCGCCGCCTCGCTCATCGTATCGCGCCTTCTCGGTCTGCTGCTTCGTCTGAAAGGCGAAACCGAGCATCTTTATGATAACGCAAGGAACCTGATCCGTCGCATCGAGCATCAGCGAACGGCCATCGAAGACAGCGCGAAGCATCTGAACGAATCGATCGAGGATTTTCAGAGCTATATTCAGCGCATCACCGATCGCATGAACGAACAGGCTGCCGCTCTGGAACAGATGAATGCGGCTCTTGAAGAGCTGGGCGCCGCTTCGCGCAGCTCGCATGAATCGGTGCAGAAGCAGAAATCCGACATCAGAGGGCTGACGGACGACTCCGAAAAGATGAAAGGCATGATGAGCGACCTCTCTGCGAAGAACTGGCAGATGCTCGATCATACGCAGAGCACACAGACGAGCATGGAATCCGTTACCGGATCCGTAGCGAATACGCGGCGCATTCTCGAAAAGATCGAAGGCGCCTTCAAGGACGTCGATGAAATCAACAAGATCATGGGCGAGATCGCCGACAAGACGAACCTGCTTGCTCTGAACGCCTCGATCGAGGCCGCTCGTGCCGGCGATGCGGGGCGCGGCTTTGCCGTCGTCGCCAACGAGGTCAGCCGACTTGCCGAGTTCACCGCCGATAACGCAAAAAAGATTTCGATCATTGTGCGCGGCGCCGGCGGCCTGCTTTCAGAAAGCCGCGACGCCTCGCGCCTCACCGAAGAGCTGGCCGGCAGCCAGCTCGGACAGGTAAAAGAGATGGGCGCCGTCATCGGAACGGTCTCGGAGCTTTACAGCAGCTACGAAGGACTGAACTCGGCCTTGATTAACCGCATCGCGCAGATCAACGAATACTCGACGCGGGTTTTTGAAGGCATCGAGGAGCAGCTGAAAGGCCAGACCGAGATCTCTCGCACCATGGAAACCTTCGAGAAAGACATCCAGCGCATCATGGAAGATTCGACCATGCTGCGAGACCGCATCAAGACCATCCGCGGACAGGCCGACCGTCTGCTCTCATTGAGCTCTCGCGGCGATCAAGCGGCGGTCGAATGA
- the purF gene encoding amidophosphoribosyltransferase — translation MKHSTSHRNCPSSGKTLCGRRRLPEDGKPKDECGVYGIFGSEEASNYTYLGLYALQHRGQESAGIVSSDGERLYRYAGMGQVAHVFEKEKLDQLYGHAAIGHNRYSTTGASFLRNAQPIRVDSNLGSFALAHNGNLVNGWDVRKELERNGSIFQTTVDSEVIFHLMARSGLTDFLDAFIAALRRIEGAYSLLVLTSTALYAARDPMGFRPLVMGRHKKSGAVVFASETCAFDITDVEYERDIEPGEIVRVTDQGVESFHPFGETPESLCIFENIYFSRPDSYIFNRSVYEVRKNLGRELALEHPVDADCVVAVPDSSVVAALGYAEQSGLPYVTGLIRSHYIGRTFIEPEQKIRDFGARIKYNVVRSAIEGKRIVLVDDSIMRGTTSRKLIKMMKNAGAKEIHMRISAPPTRFPCFYGIDIPTRNELIASSHTPEEIQKYLRVDSLGYMSVESALRAMEIPGVASNRWCDACFTGRYPILFDSSEYGNQKDLFTEFMIEEVR, via the coding sequence ATGAAACATAGCACCTCCCATCGGAATTGCCCTTCTTCGGGCAAAACTCTCTGCGGGCGTCGACGCCTGCCAGAAGATGGCAAACCTAAAGACGAATGCGGTGTGTATGGTATTTTCGGATCTGAAGAAGCATCCAATTACACCTATCTCGGCCTTTATGCTCTGCAACACCGCGGCCAGGAAAGCGCCGGTATCGTCTCTTCTGATGGCGAACGTCTGTATCGCTATGCCGGCATGGGCCAGGTCGCCCATGTTTTCGAGAAAGAGAAGCTCGATCAACTCTACGGCCATGCCGCCATCGGTCATAACCGCTATTCTACCACAGGCGCTTCGTTTCTGCGCAACGCACAGCCGATCCGGGTCGACTCCAATCTGGGCAGCTTTGCGCTGGCCCATAACGGCAACCTTGTAAACGGATGGGACGTGCGCAAAGAGCTCGAACGTAACGGCTCTATCTTTCAGACCACCGTCGATTCTGAGGTCATCTTTCATCTGATGGCGCGAAGCGGACTCACCGACTTCCTTGACGCTTTCATCGCCGCCCTTCGCCGCATCGAAGGCGCCTACAGCCTTCTCGTTCTCACGTCCACCGCACTCTATGCAGCGCGCGATCCGATGGGATTTCGTCCGCTTGTCATGGGCCGCCATAAGAAGTCGGGCGCCGTCGTCTTCGCCTCTGAAACGTGCGCCTTCGACATCACCGACGTCGAATACGAACGCGATATCGAACCGGGCGAGATCGTACGCGTCACCGACCAGGGCGTTGAGAGCTTTCATCCGTTTGGAGAAACGCCCGAGTCGCTCTGCATCTTCGAGAACATCTACTTCTCACGTCCCGACTCCTATATCTTTAACCGATCGGTCTATGAGGTACGCAAGAATCTCGGTCGCGAGCTTGCCCTCGAACATCCCGTCGATGCCGATTGTGTCGTCGCCGTTCCCGACTCCTCTGTCGTCGCCGCCCTCGGCTACGCCGAACAGAGCGGATTGCCTTACGTCACCGGCCTGATCCGCTCGCACTACATCGGCCGCACGTTTATCGAGCCCGAACAGAAGATCCGCGACTTCGGAGCGCGCATCAAGTATAACGTCGTGCGTTCGGCCATCGAAGGCAAGCGCATCGTCCTTGTAGACGATTCGATCATGCGCGGCACGACGTCACGCAAGCTCATCAAGATGATGAAAAACGCCGGAGCAAAAGAGATCCACATGCGCATCTCGGCTCCGCCGACGCGATTCCCCTGCTTTTACGGTATCGACATCCCCACGCGAAACGAGCTCATCGCCTCGTCGCATACGCCCGAAGAGATCCAGAAATACCTGCGCGTCGATTCGCTCGGCTACATGAGCGTCGAAAGCGCCCTGCGCGCCATGGAGATTCCCGGCGTCGCCTCGAATCGCTGGTGCGACGCCTGCTTTACGGGGCGTTATCCGATCCTCTTCGATTCAAGCGAATACGGAAACCAGAAGGATCTTTTTACGGAGTTCATGATCGAAGAGGTCAGGTGA
- a CDS encoding M50 family metallopeptidase encodes MARYYLIAVSFVAIALGWDSLLIKPARLLVVLVHEMWHGLSAMAGGVRLDTIRIHADESGETLVTGHLQFLAFLLSVSAGYIGTAWTGAMLLRSGLQRSWERTTLGIFTLLLFYMSYLFTDPGSTAYLTGLLTSLLALVLLFLGRDASGKGLVVLGSLFVFYSLFDLYDFQRPQATDAAILARYLESRGLQSADAWIGPISVAWTICIVLVVALTLRSAALHGASESQSAPQEPALSPDAGAGSTDIPMETPGAPQPDAAPPSPPGALPPDFAAQGVATAPGPVPSNTSVADSAPPGWNADELDEIRQMVAQMKK; translated from the coding sequence GTGGCGCGCTATTATCTGATCGCCGTCAGCTTTGTCGCCATTGCGCTCGGCTGGGACTCTTTGCTGATCAAGCCGGCTCGCCTGCTTGTCGTTCTCGTTCATGAGATGTGGCACGGGCTTTCGGCCATGGCGGGCGGTGTGCGTCTTGATACGATCCGCATTCATGCCGACGAATCGGGTGAAACGCTCGTTACCGGCCATCTACAGTTTCTCGCCTTTCTCTTGAGTGTTTCGGCGGGCTATATCGGCACCGCCTGGACAGGAGCGATGCTTCTGCGATCCGGCCTGCAACGATCGTGGGAACGAACGACGCTCGGTATCTTCACGCTTCTTCTTTTCTACATGAGCTATCTGTTTACCGATCCCGGATCAACGGCCTATCTTACAGGCCTTCTTACATCTCTGCTTGCGCTTGTGCTGCTTTTTCTCGGTCGCGACGCTTCGGGCAAAGGACTTGTCGTTCTGGGCAGCCTTTTCGTGTTTTACAGCCTTTTCGATCTGTACGATTTTCAGCGACCGCAGGCCACCGATGCGGCCATCCTTGCGCGCTATCTTGAGAGCCGCGGATTGCAGAGCGCCGATGCCTGGATCGGACCGATCTCGGTCGCCTGGACGATCTGCATCGTGCTCGTCGTGGCGCTCACTCTGCGCTCGGCCGCGCTGCACGGCGCCTCTGAGTCGCAGTCCGCGCCTCAAGAGCCCGCATTGTCGCCCGATGCCGGAGCCGGCTCCACCGACATCCCTATGGAGACACCCGGCGCCCCTCAACCGGATGCTGCCCCGCCTTCTCCGCCCGGTGCATTGCCCCCTGACTTCGCAGCACAGGGAGTTGCTACCGCGCCTGGCCCCGTTCCTTCCAACACTTCTGTGGCAGACTCCGCACCTCCGGGCTGGAACGCCGATGAGCTGGATGAGATCCGTCAGATGGTCGCTCAGATGAAGAAGTAA
- a CDS encoding bifunctional tRNA (5-methylaminomethyl-2-thiouridine)(34)-methyltransferase MnmD/FAD-dependent 5-carboxymethylaminomethyl-2-thiouridine(34) oxidoreductase MnmC: MALRSTLYDDIYFSPEDGVAESEYVYIKGNHLPDRFRAIGRRPFVVGELGFGAGLNFLLTVRAFLENAPAHAQLQYFSVEKHPLAIANIDDALALLQLADLRKQLLKVLRASSWTLPGFHTIFFHERVRLTLLTGEAEEMLGSLAGGTVDAWFADGFSPAKNPAMWTDEVFFHVGRLSRPGTTISTFSSAGAVRRSMEQHGFHVEKVPGFGSKREMVVGRFTDRSASSEAANDSPHSATQSMPEPEKVPHAIVIGGGLAGLTTSLALLRRGWSVELREKLAATGSASSGNPAGLFMPYLTAQPTTISRFTLRACETLASSFPVFGAGDLLHRTGIVRRIGAGADGNTDIDTELEERIEKASQAHGLPASFMRRVDRKSYLMRKAGWTEPAALCKSITDLLLSHGDRFRLTLNERCDRIPENDDGADAVIVASGTGLAGFKETAFLPIKAVRGQLFVCEAEKAERYLSPTVKRLPRRPAVFENYVIPDPKGWVFGATFEPYSENPERDPASDERLLAQIAEQFPEIGVPMKEDGFKPVHGRVGFRSQAKDYVPVIGPLPDYEKALSLLKSDMAATVPVHDRIFVQGGFGSRGVMSSMLAAEILAAHINQEMYPVEGDLVEELLPHRFVRRDARSQK; encoded by the coding sequence ATGGCCCTTCGCTCCACGCTCTATGACGACATCTATTTCTCGCCCGAGGATGGAGTGGCCGAGTCAGAGTACGTCTATATCAAAGGCAATCATCTGCCCGATCGTTTTCGCGCAATCGGCCGGAGGCCTTTTGTTGTCGGTGAGCTTGGCTTTGGCGCCGGTCTGAACTTCCTGCTCACCGTGCGTGCCTTTCTCGAGAATGCTCCGGCTCATGCGCAGCTACAGTACTTCAGCGTCGAGAAGCATCCTCTTGCGATCGCCAATATCGACGATGCTCTTGCTCTTCTACAGCTTGCCGATCTGCGAAAGCAGCTGTTAAAGGTTCTGCGTGCCTCTTCCTGGACTCTGCCTGGCTTTCATACGATCTTTTTTCATGAACGTGTTCGCCTGACACTGTTAACCGGCGAGGCTGAAGAGATGCTCGGGTCGCTGGCCGGAGGAACGGTCGACGCATGGTTTGCCGACGGCTTTTCGCCGGCAAAGAATCCGGCCATGTGGACCGACGAAGTCTTTTTTCATGTGGGACGTCTTTCCAGGCCGGGCACGACCATTTCAACGTTCAGCTCGGCGGGCGCCGTGCGACGCAGCATGGAGCAACATGGCTTTCACGTAGAGAAGGTGCCCGGTTTCGGCAGCAAGCGCGAGATGGTCGTCGGTCGTTTCACTGATCGTAGTGCGAGCAGCGAAGCAGCTAACGATTCGCCGCACTCCGCTACGCAGAGCATGCCTGAACCGGAAAAAGTGCCGCATGCCATCGTCATCGGCGGCGGCCTTGCCGGATTAACGACGTCGCTTGCTCTTTTGCGTCGCGGATGGAGCGTCGAGCTGCGCGAGAAGCTCGCTGCAACGGGAAGCGCGAGTTCGGGTAACCCCGCCGGGCTTTTTATGCCTTATCTAACGGCGCAGCCGACGACGATCAGCCGGTTTACGCTGCGTGCCTGCGAGACGCTCGCCTCGTCCTTTCCTGTATTCGGCGCAGGCGATCTGCTGCACAGAACAGGAATCGTGCGACGCATCGGCGCCGGAGCTGACGGCAATACAGACATTGATACGGAACTTGAAGAGCGCATCGAAAAGGCCAGCCAGGCACATGGCCTGCCTGCTTCGTTTATGAGGCGTGTCGATCGCAAGAGCTATCTCATGCGCAAGGCAGGCTGGACGGAACCGGCCGCATTATGCAAGAGCATAACCGATTTGCTTTTGAGTCACGGCGATCGGTTCCGGTTAACCCTGAACGAGCGATGTGATCGGATTCCCGAGAATGACGACGGGGCCGATGCCGTCATCGTGGCATCGGGAACGGGCCTTGCCGGCTTTAAAGAGACGGCCTTTCTACCTATCAAGGCGGTGCGCGGTCAGCTCTTTGTCTGTGAGGCAGAGAAGGCAGAGCGTTATCTGAGCCCGACCGTGAAGCGATTGCCGCGCAGGCCGGCCGTATTCGAGAACTATGTGATCCCCGATCCGAAGGGATGGGTTTTTGGAGCCACGTTTGAGCCTTATAGCGAGAACCCTGAACGAGATCCTGCCTCTGACGAACGCCTTCTCGCTCAGATCGCCGAGCAGTTTCCCGAGATCGGCGTTCCTATGAAAGAAGACGGCTTTAAGCCCGTACATGGTCGCGTCGGATTTCGTTCTCAGGCGAAGGATTATGTTCCCGTAATCGGTCCGCTGCCCGATTACGAAAAGGCCCTGTCGCTGTTAAAATCCGACATGGCGGCGACTGTGCCCGTTCACGACCGTATATTTGTCCAGGGTGGATTCGGATCGCGGGGAGTGATGAGCTCGATGCTTGCCGCTGAGATTCTTGCCGCTCATATCAATCAAGAGATGTATCCGGTCGAAGGCGATCTTGTCGAGGAGCTTCTGCCGCATCGCTTTGTGCGAAGAGATGCAAGAAGCCAGAAGTAG